One genomic region from Flagellimonas oceani encodes:
- a CDS encoding FecR family protein, with the protein MNFSENEPLSDLERTKLKSRIIRSAKLLRKNAKRQRRATLLYGAAASIALLFAVFTVFDKSSEQSLQDYIDENKSIVDFGSSSQVIVVLGEREKIQLNEKNNTLRYSSTGKDLHVGTGEKYRQTIEDEKKPVFNTILVPFGKRTDVTLSDGTKIWINSGSRLIYPAFFRDKEREVFLEGEAIFEVAHNPSKPFRVISTNQEINVLGTVFNVSTYPDDEMASTVLKSGSVLVTYDHDDEKSFKMAPGTMAGYNTKTKEIEMHDVNIDEYFGWREGFLNLKNRDLEYITTKLSRYYGVEIFIKENHLKTETFSGKLDLKENLGQVIQTIGEASNFFAEYQTDKIILASTKLNLKDTVPMK; encoded by the coding sequence ATGAACTTTAGCGAGAACGAACCACTTTCCGACTTAGAGCGGACAAAGCTTAAGAGCCGTATTATAAGATCGGCCAAACTTCTAAGAAAAAATGCAAAAAGGCAACGAAGGGCAACGTTGTTGTACGGTGCGGCGGCATCGATAGCGCTGTTGTTTGCTGTTTTTACCGTTTTTGACAAATCTAGCGAACAGTCATTGCAGGATTATATTGATGAAAATAAATCAATTGTTGACTTTGGCAGTAGCAGCCAAGTAATCGTGGTGCTCGGAGAGAGAGAAAAAATTCAACTAAATGAAAAGAACAACACATTAAGGTACTCGTCAACGGGAAAAGATCTGCACGTGGGAACAGGTGAAAAATATAGACAAACTATAGAAGATGAAAAAAAACCTGTATTCAACACGATACTGGTGCCCTTTGGAAAACGTACCGACGTGACCCTTTCTGATGGAACGAAAATATGGATAAATTCAGGGTCTAGGCTTATCTACCCTGCGTTTTTCAGGGATAAGGAGCGGGAGGTCTTTCTCGAAGGTGAGGCCATATTCGAAGTTGCACATAACCCATCAAAACCCTTTCGGGTGATCTCGACCAATCAGGAGATCAATGTATTGGGAACCGTTTTCAATGTCAGCACTTATCCCGATGATGAAATGGCTAGTACAGTTCTTAAGAGCGGCAGTGTTTTGGTGACCTATGACCATGATGACGAAAAGTCTTTTAAGATGGCCCCGGGCACAATGGCTGGCTATAATACCAAAACCAAAGAAATAGAAATGCACGATGTGAACATTGATGAATATTTTGGGTGGAGAGAAGGCTTCCTAAATCTGAAAAACCGTGATTTGGAATATATCACCACAAAATTGTCGAGATATTATGGTGTGGAAATTTTCATAAAGGAAAATCATTTAAAAACAGAAACATTTTCTGGAAAACTTGACTTAAAGGAAAATCTGGGGCAAGTCATACAAACTATAGGAGAAGCATCTAACTTTTTTGCGGAATATCAAACCGACAAAATCATACTGGCCTCCACCAAGTTAAATTTAAAAGATACAGTGCCTATGAAATAA
- a CDS encoding RNA polymerase sigma factor, whose protein sequence is MGREKKIDQVLDSIEKLLWKDLKKGCLASLGSLYDLYVDKLFAYGYKISGDRAKVQDEIHNLFLDLYRYHKKLSDVKNIEAYLIMSLKRKLIKQSDHKIKSLESELETFNNSYSTAGLTVISHEEEMIEDEKENELSKRLKKIMVNLTDHQRKILRLRFAQEKTYQQIAGDLGLSVASARTLVYRTLKTIRDTALTLFF, encoded by the coding sequence ATGGGAAGAGAAAAAAAAATAGACCAAGTACTAGACTCTATAGAGAAACTGCTCTGGAAAGATCTGAAGAAAGGCTGTTTGGCATCTTTGGGGTCTCTATATGACCTTTACGTTGACAAACTTTTTGCCTATGGGTACAAAATCAGTGGAGATAGAGCTAAAGTTCAAGATGAAATCCACAATCTTTTTCTAGACCTTTATAGATACCACAAGAAATTATCGGATGTCAAAAACATAGAGGCCTATTTGATAATGTCCCTTAAAAGAAAACTCATTAAGCAAAGCGACCATAAGATCAAGAGTTTGGAGAGCGAATTGGAAACCTTTAACAATAGTTACTCTACTGCAGGCCTGACGGTTATTTCACATGAGGAAGAAATGATCGAAGATGAAAAAGAAAATGAACTGTCAAAGAGGCTAAAAAAAATAATGGTTAATTTAACGGATCATCAACGAAAGATACTTCGACTTCGTTTCGCCCAAGAAAAGACATATCAACAGATCGCCGGAGATTTGGGACTTTCTGTTGCTTCTGCCAGAACGCTGGTTTACAGAACGTTAAAAACGATCCGCGACACGGCCTTAACATTGTTCTTTTAA
- a CDS encoding sulfatase, whose amino-acid sequence MKSHLKKIGQGTTRLLLMVAILLVFLMCKVMFSQQSPNIVWIVCEDISPFLEVYGDSIAKTPNINALAQDAVVFTKAYTTSGVCAPSRSSIITGMHAISIGTQHMRTLSNSTIFMPEGLPSYSAVLPDNVKAFPEYLRARGYYTTNNYKEDYQFEVPVTVWDDSSPAASYEYRPKNVPFFSVFNLAVTHESKLMASPDSIFFDPNDMKLPPYYVDTETVRKDMAVLYTRIEQMDQAVGEIVDKLKKDQVYDDSYVIFFSDHGGCMPWTKREILERGTHIPLIIKFPKNRFSGTKDDRLISAVDLAPTMLSIAGIKPPDHLQGTAFLGAYKSSEGRKYVFAARDRMANKYDRVRSVSDGDFRYVYNFMPELPKYQDLQYRKGIPTMKEILELYKEGNLDNPYLLDWFAGNKPSEELYHTKMDPNELLNIAEEPQYAAKKKELKETLFDWITKVGDLSSVGEKEMVFNNWWKNTKEPPKTSPPKIIGNKNGVTIECATKGASIGYRIVDQGDLLDAKSRRRAKSWDFGFTIDQEKTIELVDVHKPWKIYLGETINLEKGQTLIINAHRIGYLPNEVTYTY is encoded by the coding sequence ATGAAAAGTCATCTTAAAAAAATAGGTCAAGGAACGACTAGGTTGTTGCTTATGGTTGCCATCTTATTGGTTTTTCTTATGTGTAAGGTGATGTTTTCTCAGCAAAGCCCGAATATAGTTTGGATAGTATGCGAGGATATTTCCCCTTTTTTGGAAGTATATGGCGATTCAATTGCGAAAACCCCTAACATAAATGCTCTGGCTCAAGATGCGGTTGTTTTTACAAAAGCATATACCACGTCCGGGGTATGCGCACCTAGTAGATCATCCATTATTACCGGCATGCATGCAATTTCTATAGGCACACAACACATGCGCACCCTTTCTAACTCAACAATTTTTATGCCGGAAGGCCTGCCAAGCTATTCAGCCGTTTTGCCGGACAATGTAAAGGCTTTTCCTGAATATCTAAGGGCACGGGGCTATTATACGACAAACAACTATAAAGAAGATTATCAGTTTGAAGTGCCGGTTACAGTTTGGGATGACAGTAGCCCAGCGGCTTCTTATGAATATAGGCCTAAAAACGTTCCGTTCTTCAGTGTGTTCAACTTGGCTGTCACACACGAATCAAAGTTGATGGCGTCGCCAGACAGCATTTTTTTCGACCCCAATGACATGAAGTTGCCTCCATATTACGTCGATACCGAAACTGTGCGCAAAGATATGGCAGTTCTCTATACCCGTATCGAACAAATGGATCAGGCTGTGGGCGAGATTGTTGACAAGTTAAAAAAAGATCAAGTCTATGATGACTCTTATGTGATATTTTTTAGCGATCATGGTGGATGCATGCCTTGGACCAAGCGGGAAATTCTTGAAAGGGGGACGCATATACCTTTAATCATTAAATTTCCCAAAAACCGTTTTTCCGGCACCAAAGACGATAGGTTGATCAGTGCAGTGGACTTGGCACCAACAATGCTTTCCATAGCGGGTATCAAGCCTCCCGACCATCTTCAGGGAACCGCTTTTCTGGGGGCATACAAATCTTCGGAAGGAAGAAAGTATGTCTTTGCGGCGAGAGACCGTATGGCAAATAAATATGATAGGGTACGGTCTGTGAGCGACGGTGACTTCAGGTATGTGTACAACTTTATGCCAGAACTCCCCAAATACCAAGACCTGCAATACAGAAAGGGCATACCCACGATGAAAGAAATATTGGAACTCTATAAAGAGGGAAATTTAGATAACCCCTATCTGTTGGACTGGTTTGCCGGAAATAAACCTTCCGAAGAACTCTATCACACGAAAATGGATCCCAATGAGTTGTTAAATATTGCGGAAGAGCCCCAATATGCGGCAAAAAAGAAAGAACTTAAAGAAACTCTTTTTGATTGGATAACAAAAGTGGGCGACCTATCCTCGGTCGGCGAAAAAGAGATGGTATTCAACAATTGGTGGAAAAACACAAAGGAACCTCCTAAAACATCTCCCCCGAAAATAATAGGTAACAAAAATGGGGTTACTATAGAATGTGCTACTAAAGGAGCTTCGATCGGTTATCGCATAGTTGACCAAGGTGACCTCCTTGACGCGAAATCAAGGCGTAGGGCCAAAAGTTGGGATTTTGGTTTTACAATCGACCAAGAAAAGACCATTGAACTTGTTGATGTGCACAAGCCATGGAAGATCTACCTAGGAGAAACCATTAATTTGGAAAAGGGACAGACACTTATCATCAATGCCCATAGAATCGGGTATTTGCCCAATGAAGTGACCTATACATATTAG